The stretch of DNA GAAACCGATAGCTTGGGATATGATAAAATCATTGAAAATAAGATAAATTTATAAAAAAAAATTCATTAATTTTAATGAAATAAGTAAATAATAATAAAATATGGCATTTACATTAAAAATAGGAGATTCGGCACCAGATTTTGACTTGCCGGCAACAGATAAAAAAAATTATTCGTTAAAAAAATTTAAAAAGGCAAAAATACTGGTAATCTTTTTCACATGTAATCACTGCCCTTCAGTTATTGAATCGGATGAAAACACAAAAGATACTGCGGAGATGTTTAAAGATGATGGAGTGGAGTTTGTTGCAATAAATTCAAATAGCAAGAAAACCAATAAACTAAATGATTTTAAA from Bacteroidota bacterium encodes:
- a CDS encoding redoxin family protein, coding for MAFTLKIGDSAPDFDLPATDKKNYSLKKFKKAKILVIFFTCNHCPSVIESDENTKDTAEMFKDDGVEFVAINSNSKKTNKLNDFK